CCCCACCCTCTCCCGCAAGCGGGAGAGGGAGCAAGAGCGGGAGCGCTCGCCCCTCCTCCTCGGCCGCCCCTCAGCGGCCGTGTTCCTTCATCAGGGATAGCTGATCGTCAGCTTGTAGGGCGAGGTCGTGCTCGATCCCGTGTACGACATCACCTTGATGTAGACCGTCTGCGCGGTCGCGCCGTTCTGGTACGTCAGCGACTCCGTGCTGCCGACCGCTTCCGAGCGCGCCAGGCCCGTGCCGGTGGACTTCACCACGTACAGGTCGTAGTCGATGCTCGACGAGGTCGGGCCGGTCATGTCCACGCGCAGGCGCTGGTTGGCGGCCAGCGTGACCTTGAAGAAGTCGATGTCGCTGGCGCTGCCGATGAAGCCGGTCAGCTGGTTGCGGCTGCCCAGCGCGTTCGCCGCGGCGATCGTGTTGTTGGGCTCGACTTCGTCCGCCGCATCGACGACGTTGTTGACGGTGAAGCTCACCGGCGCCGAGGTCGTCGTGTTGCCGGCCGCGTCATAGGCCTTGGCCACGAGGCTGTGCGTGCCGTTGGTCAGTTGCGTCGAGTTGACCGCGATCGAGTACGGCGAGGTGGTGTCGATCTCGCGCAGCGCGCCGTCCAGCCAGAACTCGACCTGCGTCACGCCGATGTTGTCGCTGGCGGTGGCGGAGAACGTGATCGTGCCGGTCGTGCCGTTCACCGCGGCCGTCACCGACGGCGGCGTCGTGTCGCCGCCGCTCGCCCCCTGGTTGACCCAGATCGGCGAGGACCACAGCACCTTGCCGTCGTCCTGCGTGACCTTGGCGTAGTAGAAGTGCTTGCCGTTGGCCGGCGTGATCGTCGCCGTCGGGCTGTTGCCCAGCAGCGTGACCGTGCCGTTGCGGCCGGGGACGCCTTCCCAGATCTCGGTCTGCACCACCGTGCGGCCGTTCGGGTTGTAGAACCCGACGTTCAGCGCCAGCGCGCCGGCGTTGTCGAAGCGCTCGCCCATGATCTTGCCGTTGGCGCTGAAGATCAGTTGCGAGTTCTTGTCCAGCGTCGCGAAGACGCGGCGCGCCTTCAGCGCGTCGACCAGCGAGGCCTTGCTCAGCGCCGTCCCCGTCGGGATCAGCACCGCGGTGCGGTTCGTGTAGGACTTGCCCCAGTTGGCGCAGTGGTTGTCCTGGTTGGTCGCCGGCGCGACGTGGAAGCCGCGCTCCAGCAGCTTCTTCCACGAGCCTTCATACGAACTGCGCGAGGTCTCGCTCTCGGTCGTGTTGGACGAGAACGCGGAGGTGTTCATCACCTCGGACATCACCATCACCTCGTCGCCGTCGGCGCTGTAGGCCATGTCGGTGCCGTTGATGATGAACTGGCCGCTGGAGTCCGGATGGTTGAACTGGCCGATCAGGCCTTGCGCGCGCATCACCGAGTACAGCGTCGCGTAGTCGTTCTTGGCGATGTAGCGGTCGCCGAAGAGCTCGTTCTGCGCGTTGTATTCCCAGGAGAACAGCTCGTTGCTGTTGAAGATGTTCAGGTGGCCGCCGTTGTTGATGACGCCCCACTCCATGCCGTACATCGCCAGGAATCCGGCGTTGGCCGCGGTGTAGTCGGTCGCAATCTGCAGGCCGCGCTGGTAGCGCGCCTTGGCCGCGGTGGCGCTGCCGCTGGTGTTGGTGCTCGACGAGCCGTCGAAGTAGTGGTTGTGGTCGGTGTTGGCGAAGATGTCCAGGCCCGCGTCCTTGGCGTACGGGAAGGCCGCGTCGGGACCGAAGGCCCCCGTCTGCGCCGGCTGCGAGGAGCTGCAGCTGCCGATGGCGCCGCCGCCGTCGGAGTCGTTGGTCTGGCCGTGGAAGCTGCCGTAGTAGATGGTGTAGGGCCAGGAGCCCGCACCGATCACCGCCGACTGCGCGCGCACGCGCTGGTCGGCCTCGCCCGAGGCGCCCGCGGCCAGCGGACGCAGCGTGCCCATCGCGATCTTGGCCGGCTTGCCGAGGGCGAAGGTCCAGCTCTGCTCGACCGCATGGCCGTCCGCACCGGCCTGCTGCGCGGCGAGGATCTCGGCGAATTGCGCGTCGCCGCCGGTGCTCTTGAGCTCGGCGTCGGCCTTGGCGCTCAGCGCCGTCAGCGTCGCGGTGTAGAGGCCGTCCGGCAGGCTCGCGTCGCCGCGGCCAGCCCAGTTCAGCGCGACGGTCTTGACGTCGCCGGCGTACTTCTCGACGCCGCTCCAGCGCTTGACCACCACGCCCTTGGGCGAGCGCAGCTCGACGCGGTAGGCCAGCAGCGTGCCGGCGGGCGCGCCGACGTAGTCGAGGTGGACGGCGAACTCGCGCGCGCCGGTGGCTTCGGCGCCGGTGAACGGCACGTCGAGCGCGGCATCGAACTCGTGGTGGTCGGGGTACTTGGCCGAGGGATCAGCGGTCAGCGCGGTCGCGCGGTCATCAGGCGTGGCCGCCTGCTGCTGCGTCTGCGACTTCTCGCCGTTGAGGCCGCCGCCGCAGGCGGTCAGCACGACGGCCATGGCGCTCAGCGTGGTGACGCGCAGCACGGCGCGTCCGGACAGGGGGAACAGGGTGCGGAAGTTCATGGGGGTGTGCTCCTCGACGTTGTTCAGGCTTGCTTGCGGCGGCGGATGCTCACGCCCATCGCGCCGAGCGCGACCAGGGTCAGCGCGATCGAGGCGGGCTCGGGCACTTCCGGCACGTCGACCTCGGGGATCAGCGCGCCGACGAACTGCACCATGTCGTAGCGGATGGTGCCGGCGGTGCCGTAGTTGCTCGTGGCGCCGGTGGCGCTGTAGGCCTGCGTGCCGGGCGCGAACATGCTGACCAGTTGCACCGCGAAGTTGGCGTTGTTGTCGACGCCGGCGATGTCGGAGAAGTCGAAGCCCAGGCCCTTCACGAAGACGCTGTCGCGCAGCATGCGGAAGGTGGTGGCCTCGATCCAGTTCTCACCGTCGAGGGTGTACTGCAGGGCGGTCCAGGACGAGGCCGTGGCGCTGTTGCGCTGGTCGAAGGTCAGGACGATGTCCTGGAAGCCGGTGGTGTCGATGGAGAAGCGCACGCCGGTCGTGCGGTCGCCGGTGCCTTGCGCGGCGTAGCCGGCGGTGTTCAGCGCCTGGGAGCCGGCGGTGGTGTCCGACGAGCCGGACTGGCTGACGAAGGTGGTGCTGACGCCCAGCGCGTCGAAGGACGCGTTGCCGTTGTCGGTGTAGGTGGGCTTCGTGGAGAACACGCCGTTGCGGTCGGCGGAGTAGCTCCAGAGCGCGACGGTGTCGGCCTGGGCGAGGCCGGTGAGCAGGAGACCTGCGGCGAGCAGGAAGGATTTGAGTTTCATGGCGACCCCTCGGACTGTCTATCGTTGAACCAAAAGTTTGCGCAAACGTTTACGGCAAAACTTTGGCGGCAAATGCGTGATGTTGTGCGCTTGACTTCACGCACGTAAAGGAACGGGCGGAGCGTAGGGTCGCTTCGTGACAAGCAGGTTGCGGGGAAGCCCGGAGGCGGGAATGCCGCACCCCGCGTTTGAGGGGGTGAGCCGCACGGTGGGGGTTCGGGATGGGGCGGAAACGGCGGTGTGGGTGCGCCCTGCACCACGCTGGATGTCCCTGCCGCGGTCTGGATAGTGAGGCGTAGGACCAGACCACCAACGAAACCCGTCTCCGTCTGACGGCCCTCCGCGACGGTCGCCCGAATACTGTGTCTACCGCCACCCGAGAGGCCGCCGATGACCGTGATCCGCAAGGGCCAGCAGCCCGCGGAGCTGACCCGCGAGCAATTCCACGAGCGCTACATGCGTCGCTTCCAGGACCCGGCCTACCGGGTCGAGCACGAGGCCATTGCGCGGCTGGAGACCATCGCCTTCGAGGCGATGAAGGAAGGCCGCAAGGCACCGGTCACGCGACCCGCCGGCAATGGCTTCAAGGATCCGTCGTATGAGGTCGCGGTCGAGTGGCTGGACACGCATCAGCGCCTCAAGATGGCCCAGCAGCGCTGGAGCGATCCCGCGACCCGCTCGCGCGTGCTGCTCGTCTGCGGCAGCGACCGCAACGACGGCACCTGCCCGGGCGAGATGTCCAAGACCTGGCGCATGACGCAGATCGCCAAGGAGCAGCTCAGCCGTCACGACGTGATCGTCGACGTGCTGGACCTGAGCCTCATCACCTCCGAGTACGGGCGCCAGATCCATCCCTGCAAGGGCTGCGTGTCGACCGCCATGCCGCTCTGCCACTGGCCCTGCAGCTGCTATCCGAATCACGCGCTCGACCAGTCCAGCGACTGGATGAACGAGATCTACGAGCGCTGGGTGTCCGCCCACGGCGTGATCCTGTTGACCCCGACCTACTGGTACCAGTCGCCCAGCGCCCTGAAGCTGATGATCGACCGCCTGGTCTGCGCCGACGGCGGCAATCCCGATCCGACCTCGACCCACGGCAAGAAGGTCGAGGAAGCCAAGGCGATCGAGGAGCAAGGCTGGGACTATCCCAAGCACCTCGAGGGCCGCACCTATGGCCTGGTGGTGCACGGCGACGTGGCCGGCGTGGAAGCGCAGCGGCGCAACCTCGGCGACTGGCTGGACTGGATGGGCCTGGTCGACGCCGGCAACCTCTCCCAACTCGACCGCTACATCGGCTACTTCGAGCCCTACTTCAACAGCCACGAGGCGCTGGACCGCGACGAGGCCCTCCAGAACGAGGTTCGCCTGGTGGCCGACCTCGTCGGCGACGCGGTCAAGCAGTTGCGGGAGGGAAAGCTGCCCCGTTCCAATCGCAAGGCCGTCCGCCCGAAGTGACGACGGCTTCGCCATTCCGTACGACCTCCCCTCGACTCATCCCTCAAGGAGCGCTCCGATGGCCCATTCCCCTTCCCACGCCAGTGCAACGCACCAACTCCGCCCGGAACTGCCGGCCGACACGCCGCCGTTCCCGACCTCCGATACCGACGTCGATTCCGACGATCTCGACAGCGTCTACGGCCAGCTCGTGAAGGGCGTGGGCCATGAGTTCGTCACCGACGGCAACGTCGACGAACTCGCCCGCCGCGCCGAGCAGGACGGTCATCCGATCCTCGCCACCGAACTCCGGGAGTGGAAGGCGCCCTGCTGACGCCGGTCCGCTGATGTCCGTTCCCCAATGAGCCAGGGCCCCTTTCGGGGCCCTGTTTCCTGGCGCGCGGGGTCAGGCCTTGCCGTCGCTCAGCACTTGATGCCCGCGTGCAGCGCCACGACGCCGCCGGTCAGGTTGTGCACGTCCACGTGGCCGAAGCCGGCCGTCTTCATCATGGCCTTGAGTTCGGCCTGCGGCGGATGCATGCGGATCGACTCGGCCAGGTAGCGGTAGCTCTCGGCGTCGCCCGCGATCAGCGAGCCGATGCGGGGCAGGATCTTGAAGGAGTACCAGTCGTAAGGCTTGCGCAGCGGCTCCGCGACCTGGGAAAACTCAAGCACCAGCAGGCGGCCGCCCGGGCGCAGCACGCGGTTCATCTCGGCCAGCGCCTGGTCCTTGTGCGTCATGTTGCGCAGGCCGAAGGCCACGCAAACGAGGTCGAACGAGCCGTCCTTGTAGGGCAGCGCCTCGGCGTCGCAGAGGTTGGTCGGCAGGACCAGGCCTTCGTCGATCAGGCGCTCGCGGCCGGTGCGCAGCATGGCCTCGTTGATGTCGGTGTGCACGACCATGCCGCGCTCGCCGACCTTCTTCGCGAACAGCCGCGCCATGTCGCCGGTCCCGCCGGCGATGTCCAGCACCCGGTCGCCCGGCTTGAGGTTGGCCACGGCCAGCGTGTACAGCTTCCAGGCGCGATGCATCCCCATCGACATCAGGTCGTTCATGACGTCGTAGCGCGAAGCGACCGAATCGAACACGCCGCGCACGCGCTTGGCCTTGGCGGTCTCGTCGACGGATTCGAAGCCGAAATGGGTGGAGCTCATGGTGGGGTCCTGCTGAAGAGGGGCGCGTCGGAAGGCGATCGCCGCGCGGGATCGATCAATGGCTGCTGCAGCTGCCGCCGCCGTGCGAATGGCCGCCCGAGCCCTTCGCCGCCATCGGGGCGTCGCGGTCCAGGCCGGCCGCCGCCAGCTGCGCTTCGTACTCGCGCATCAGGCGGTCCTGGTCGCGGCCGAGCTCGTACAGATACGCCCAGGTGAACAGACCGCTCTCGTGACCGTCGGAGAAGGTCGGCTTCAGCGCGTAATGGCCGACCTGCTCGATCGCGACGATGGTCACCTCGCGCTTGCCGGTCTGCAGCGTTTCCTGCCCCGGGCCGTGGCCCTGCACTTCCGCCGACGGGCTGCGCACGCGCATCAGCTCGAACGGGATGCGGAAACGCGCGCCGTCGGTGAAGGCGAGCTCCAGCACCCTGGACTGCTGGTGCGCGACGATGTCGGTGGGGAGCGGTGAATTGGGGGCGAGACCGGCCATGAAAACGCGCGCGACGCGCGTGGGAAAGTGAGGGAGGCAGTGTAGCGGCCTGCTCCACCGGTGGACGCCAGCGCGGCTTTGACCGGCACGGGCAAAAAAAATCCCGCCAGCTTTCACTGGCGGGATTCAACGGGAGCCCCGTTCGGGCCCGAGGCACCCGGCTTACCAAACGAGGAGAGTGGCAAGTCCTTGCGGGGTCATTACCAGCCCAGGGTCAGCGAGTACGTCCCGCTGGTGCCCGAGTAGTAATAAGCCCGGACGTACACGACGATCGAGGACGATCCGCTGTTCGTGTACGTGAAGCTGTCGACGGCGCCGGCGCCGTTCTCGCTGATCTTCAGCTGCCCGCCGCTGCTGTTCTGCAGTTGCAGGTCGAAGTCCTTGCCGCTGGCCGGTGCCAGGCTGGCGCTGAGCGTCTTGCCCGCGGGCAGCGTGATCTTGAAGTAGTCGTTGGTGTCGGACGTCGACAGGCTGCCCGTCACCTTGATCGGCGCGTTGATCACCTGCGCCGTGGCGCGGGTGTTGTTGGACTCGACCTCGGGGATCGTGCCGCCACCGCCGCCGCCCTTGATCGCGGTGATCGCCGCGTTCGCGTCCAGCAGGCCGGAACCGCACTGGCTGCAGGTGCCGGGGAAGGCACGGGCGCTGTTCTTCAGCGCGGCCGTGATCTCGTCCGGCGTGGCCGTGGGCTTGGCGCTGTACAGCAGCGCCGCGACGCCCGCCACGTGCGGCGTGGCCATCGAGGTGCCCTGGTAGTAGGCGTAGCTGTCGGCGCCCGGCGTGCTGGTGCCGTTGTTCAAGGTCGACAGGATGCCGTTGCTGGCGCTGGAGCGGACGTCGCCGCCCGGTGCGGCCAGCGTCACGATGGCGCCGTAGTTCGAGTAGTACGCGCGGGCGCCGTAGCGGTCCGTCGCCGCGACCACCACCACGCCCGAGCAGTTCGCCGGGCTGGAGTTGGAGGCGTTCTGGTTCTCGTTGCCGGCCGCGACGATGATGCTGGCGCCGCGCGAGCGGGCGCCGTTGATCGCCGTCTGCGTCGTGGTGTCGCAGGCGCCGCCGCCGCCCAGCGACAGGTTCAGGACCTTGGCCGGCGTCGCGTTGGCCGGCAGGCCGGAGACGCTGCCGCCCGAGGCCCAGGTCATGCCGTCGGCGATGTCGGAGGTGTAGCCGCCGCACTTGCCCAGCACGCGGATGGGCTGGACCTTGGCGTTGAAGGCGATGCCCGCCACGCCCAGGTTGTTGTTGGTCTTGGCCGCGATCGTGCCGGCCACGTGCGTGCCGTGCCAGCTCGAGGTGGCGGCCGGATCGCCGGCCTGGCATTCGTTGGCGGCGTTGAAGTCGCCGGGATCGCTCGGGTCGCTGTCACGGCCGTTGCCGTCCACCGAGACGGTGGTGTCCACGATCATGTCGTAGCCCGCGACGATCTGGCCGGACAGGTCCGCGTGCGGCCGGTAGCCGGTGTCGATGACCGCCACCACGACGCCGGTGCCGGTCGCCTGGTCCCAGGCGGCCGGCGCGCGGATGCCGCCGACGCTGTCGGACAGGTCCCATTGCGAGCCGTAGCTGCTGTCGTTCGGCACGAACAGCGCGTGCATCTTGCGGTCGGGCTCGACGTACTCGACGTTGGCGTCCTGCGACTTGATCCGGTCGCCCAGCTCGCGCAGTTCCTGCAGGTTCAGCCGGCGGTCCAGCTTGAACACGTGGGCGCCGGTGCCCATCTGGCGCACCAGCGACAGGCGGGTGCCCAGCGGGGCGGCCAGTTGCTGCAGGCGCTCGGTACGGGCGCCGATGGCGTCGCTCGCCACCGTTTGCGCCTGGATCGCGGCGCCCAGGCGCCCTTGCACGACGGTGCTGCCGTCCTTGTATTTCACGATCAGACGATCGGTCTGTTCGCTCAGTTGCCGCGGGGCCTTGTCGATGTCCACCGACGACACGCCAGCCTGGGCGGCGCCCATCGTGACGAGACCCACAGCCAGCGCGAGGCTGAGCTTGTTCAATCGCAACATGCTTGTCATCTCCAGAGTTTCTCGATAGCCGCCGGGTTCACCGGCGCCTGCAAAGCCCCGACACCCTGGCGCGTTGGCACCTCCGGTGGGGCACGCCATCCGACCCAACTCGATTGGCGTGCGATGCAGTGTAGGAAGACAGTCGGGCGACAACCGACCCACCTGAAAGGGTTAACAGGAAGGAATACCCCTATAACCTTTTTGTGTCAAAACGCAGACTTTGATCTGTCAATCGCCCATTTCTTACGCCTAACGCGCTGATTCGTAAGGTTTGCGCGCCGTTTGCGAGCCCGCGCGAACGGCGTGCCCGGGGTGCCGGAAGCCATGCGCGGGACGCCTCGGATGGCGGGGGCGCAGGGGCTGGATTAGCCTGTGCGCCTTGTCGTTTTCACCACACATTGGTGACAAATAACCATGTTCCCACTACGCCTGATTGCCGCCGCAGCGGCCTCCACCCTGGCCCTGGCCGCCATGCCGGCCCGCGCGCTGGACGTCGCGAGCTTCTCGCCCGACGTGCAGCCTTGTGCTGACTTCTATGACTATGTGAACGGCCCGTGGGTCGCTCGCACGGAGCTGCCGGCCGACCGCACCCGCATCGGCAGCTTCGACGCGCTGCGCGTGGCCAACGACCGGCTGCTGAGCGACGCGCTGGCGGAGTTGCTGGCCAAGCCGGCGCTGCAGAAGTCGCCGGGGCTGAAGCAGGTCGCCGCCTACTACGCCAGCGGCATGGACCGGGCCGCCGTCGAGGCCCAGGGTCTCAAGCCGGTCAAGCCGCTGCTGGACCGCGTCGCCTCGATGAAGTCGGCGGAGGATCTGCCCTTCGCGCTGGCACAGCTCGGCCGCGTGGGCATCGCCGCGCCGGTGGGCGCCTCCGTGCGCGCCGACGTCAAGAACACCCGCGTGAACGTGCTGACGCTGGGCCAGTCGGGCCTGGGCCTGCCGGACCGCGACGACTACTTCAAGGACACCGACATCGCCAAGAAGTTGCGCGCCGCCTACCGGCTGTATGCGCAGCGGCTGCTGTCGTCGGCCGGCTTCGACGCCACACCGGCAACGATCGACGCGCTGATCGCCTTCGAGTCGCAGCTCGCCGATGCGACGACGCCGCGCGCGCAGCTGCGCGATCCGCTCAAGGTCTACAACCCGATGACCACGCCCGAACTCAATGGCAAGGCGCCGGGGCTGGCCTGGGACGGTTACCTGAAGGCGCTGACGCGCAGCGACACGCGCGCCGGCGGCGTCGAACGGCTGATCGTCGCGCAACCCGAGTTCCTGGCGCGCGTCGGGCAGATGGCGGAGAAGGTCCCGCTCGCCACGTGGCAGACCTACCTGCGGGTGCGGGTGCTGGAGAACAGCGCCGCCCGCCTGCCGAAGGCCTTCGCCGAGGCCGACTTCGACTATCGCGGCGTGGCCATCACCGGCCTGGAGCAGCCGATGCCGCGCAACGAAGAGGTCATCCAGCTGATCGGCGGCCGCACCGGCGGCAGCCCGCTGGGACTGGCGCTGGGCGAGCTGTTCGTGTCCAAGGCC
This genomic stretch from Mitsuaria sp. 7 harbors:
- a CDS encoding flavodoxin family protein, which produces MTVIRKGQQPAELTREQFHERYMRRFQDPAYRVEHEAIARLETIAFEAMKEGRKAPVTRPAGNGFKDPSYEVAVEWLDTHQRLKMAQQRWSDPATRSRVLLVCGSDRNDGTCPGEMSKTWRMTQIAKEQLSRHDVIVDVLDLSLITSEYGRQIHPCKGCVSTAMPLCHWPCSCYPNHALDQSSDWMNEIYERWVSAHGVILLTPTYWYQSPSALKLMIDRLVCADGGNPDPTSTHGKKVEEAKAIEEQGWDYPKHLEGRTYGLVVHGDVAGVEAQRRNLGDWLDWMGLVDAGNLSQLDRYIGYFEPYFNSHEALDRDEALQNEVRLVADLVGDAVKQLREGKLPRSNRKAVRPK
- the ubiE gene encoding bifunctional demethylmenaquinone methyltransferase/2-methoxy-6-polyprenyl-1,4-benzoquinol methylase UbiE; amino-acid sequence: MSSTHFGFESVDETAKAKRVRGVFDSVASRYDVMNDLMSMGMHRAWKLYTLAVANLKPGDRVLDIAGGTGDMARLFAKKVGERGMVVHTDINEAMLRTGRERLIDEGLVLPTNLCDAEALPYKDGSFDLVCVAFGLRNMTHKDQALAEMNRVLRPGGRLLVLEFSQVAEPLRKPYDWYSFKILPRIGSLIAGDAESYRYLAESIRMHPPQAELKAMMKTAGFGHVDVHNLTGGVVALHAGIKC
- a CDS encoding S8 family peptidase, encoding MLRLNKLSLALAVGLVTMGAAQAGVSSVDIDKAPRQLSEQTDRLIVKYKDGSTVVQGRLGAAIQAQTVASDAIGARTERLQQLAAPLGTRLSLVRQMGTGAHVFKLDRRLNLQELRELGDRIKSQDANVEYVEPDRKMHALFVPNDSSYGSQWDLSDSVGGIRAPAAWDQATGTGVVVAVIDTGYRPHADLSGQIVAGYDMIVDTTVSVDGNGRDSDPSDPGDFNAANECQAGDPAATSSWHGTHVAGTIAAKTNNNLGVAGIAFNAKVQPIRVLGKCGGYTSDIADGMTWASGGSVSGLPANATPAKVLNLSLGGGGACDTTTQTAINGARSRGASIIVAAGNENQNASNSSPANCSGVVVVAATDRYGARAYYSNYGAIVTLAAPGGDVRSSASNGILSTLNNGTSTPGADSYAYYQGTSMATPHVAGVAALLYSAKPTATPDEITAALKNSARAFPGTCSQCGSGLLDANAAITAIKGGGGGGTIPEVESNNTRATAQVINAPIKVTGSLSTSDTNDYFKITLPAGKTLSASLAPASGKDFDLQLQNSSGGQLKISENGAGAVDSFTYTNSGSSSIVVYVRAYYYSGTSGTYSLTLGW
- a CDS encoding PEP-CTERM sorting domain-containing protein, coding for MKLKSFLLAAGLLLTGLAQADTVALWSYSADRNGVFSTKPTYTDNGNASFDALGVSTTFVSQSGSSDTTAGSQALNTAGYAAQGTGDRTTGVRFSIDTTGFQDIVLTFDQRNSATASSWTALQYTLDGENWIEATTFRMLRDSVFVKGLGFDFSDIAGVDNNANFAVQLVSMFAPGTQAYSATGATSNYGTAGTIRYDMVQFVGALIPEVDVPEVPEPASIALTLVALGAMGVSIRRRKQA
- a CDS encoding CehA/McbA family metallohydrolase → MNFRTLFPLSGRAVLRVTTLSAMAVVLTACGGGLNGEKSQTQQQAATPDDRATALTADPSAKYPDHHEFDAALDVPFTGAEATGAREFAVHLDYVGAPAGTLLAYRVELRSPKGVVVKRWSGVEKYAGDVKTVALNWAGRGDASLPDGLYTATLTALSAKADAELKSTGGDAQFAEILAAQQAGADGHAVEQSWTFALGKPAKIAMGTLRPLAAGASGEADQRVRAQSAVIGAGSWPYTIYYGSFHGQTNDSDGGGAIGSCSSSQPAQTGAFGPDAAFPYAKDAGLDIFANTDHNHYFDGSSSTNTSGSATAAKARYQRGLQIATDYTAANAGFLAMYGMEWGVINNGGHLNIFNSNELFSWEYNAQNELFGDRYIAKNDYATLYSVMRAQGLIGQFNHPDSSGQFIINGTDMAYSADGDEVMVMSEVMNTSAFSSNTTESETSRSSYEGSWKKLLERGFHVAPATNQDNHCANWGKSYTNRTAVLIPTGTALSKASLVDALKARRVFATLDKNSQLIFSANGKIMGERFDNAGALALNVGFYNPNGRTVVQTEIWEGVPGRNGTVTLLGNSPTATITPANGKHFYYAKVTQDDGKVLWSSPIWVNQGASGGDTTPPSVTAAVNGTTGTITFSATASDNIGVTQVEFWLDGALREIDTTSPYSIAVNSTQLTNGTHSLVAKAYDAAGNTTTSAPVSFTVNNVVDAADEVEPNNTIAAANALGSRNQLTGFIGSASDIDFFKVTLAANQRLRVDMTGPTSSSIDYDLYVVKSTGTGLARSEAVGSTESLTYQNGATAQTVYIKVMSYTGSSTTSPYKLTISYP
- a CDS encoding M13 family metallopeptidase, giving the protein MFPLRLIAAAAASTLALAAMPARALDVASFSPDVQPCADFYDYVNGPWVARTELPADRTRIGSFDALRVANDRLLSDALAELLAKPALQKSPGLKQVAAYYASGMDRAAVEAQGLKPVKPLLDRVASMKSAEDLPFALAQLGRVGIAAPVGASVRADVKNTRVNVLTLGQSGLGLPDRDDYFKDTDIAKKLRAAYRLYAQRLLSSAGFDATPATIDALIAFESQLADATTPRAQLRDPLKVYNPMTTPELNGKAPGLAWDGYLKALTRSDTRAGGVERLIVAQPEFLARVGQMAEKVPLATWQTYLRVRVLENSAARLPKAFAEADFDYRGVAITGLEQPMPRNEEVIQLIGGRTGGSPLGLALGELFVSKAFSPEAQRRATLLIGDVKAAMKTRIQNLAWMSPETKVKALEKLEAMQPKIGAPETWPKYEGMTLDPKDFAGNQLRAAAWFHGEQIKDLDRPSDRTRWTMSPYIVNAQAGGLNEITFPAGILQPPFFDAKADDAVNYGGIGMVIGHEIVHHFDDRGRQFDSIGSLNDWWTASDAENYKARADRVVALYESYEPVKGTHINGRLTLGENISDMAGMPIAFDALQNALRRTGKTDKIDGFTPEQRFFLSNAMVWRNKAREAALLNQLRTDPHSPGKYRVLAPMSNMPEFAKAFSCKGGDAMVAADPIKVW
- a CDS encoding gamma-butyrobetaine hydroxylase-like domain-containing protein translates to MAGLAPNSPLPTDIVAHQQSRVLELAFTDGARFRIPFELMRVRSPSAEVQGHGPGQETLQTGKREVTIVAIEQVGHYALKPTFSDGHESGLFTWAYLYELGRDQDRLMREYEAQLAAAGLDRDAPMAAKGSGGHSHGGGSCSSH